From Brucella pseudogrignonensis, a single genomic window includes:
- the pgi gene encoding glucose-6-phosphate isomerase, with amino-acid sequence MARDAAKLEATVAKLKKHWAEAAPKDMRAAFKADPGRFERYSLSLDDLLFDWSKARINDETVALLTELAKAADIEGRRAAMFAGEHINNTEDRAVLHVALRDTTSKEVLVDGHNVLPDVKEVLDRMAAFSDGIRSGAITGATGKKITDIVNIGIGGSDLGPVMATIALSPYHDGPRAHYVSNIDGAHIADTLNVLDPAKTLIIVASKTFTTIETMTNAQTARKWIADALGEDAVGAHFAAVSTALDKVAAFGIGEERVFGFWDWVGGRYSVWSAIGLPVMIAIGADNFRKFLAGAHSMDVHFRDAPLEKNLPIWLGLIGYWHRAICDYSSRAVIPYDQRLARVPAYLQQLDMESNGKSVTVDGKPVSGQTGPVVWGEPGTNGQHAFFQLLHQGTDTIPLEFIVAAKGHEKHLDHQHEMLLANCLAQSEALMKGRTLEEARAQLKAKNLPDAEVERIAPHRVFSGNRPSLTLVHDKLDPFAFGRLIALYEHRVFVEAQIFGINAFDQWGVELGKELATELLPVVSGAESAEGKDASTVGLVAHLHARRKA; translated from the coding sequence ATGGCAAGAGACGCGGCGAAGCTGGAAGCAACGGTCGCAAAGTTGAAGAAGCACTGGGCGGAAGCAGCACCAAAAGACATGCGTGCGGCATTCAAAGCCGATCCGGGCCGTTTTGAGCGTTATTCGCTATCGCTTGACGATCTTCTGTTTGACTGGTCGAAAGCCCGGATCAACGACGAGACGGTTGCGCTTCTGACAGAGCTTGCAAAGGCGGCTGATATTGAAGGCCGCCGTGCAGCCATGTTTGCAGGCGAACACATCAACAACACCGAAGATCGCGCAGTCCTGCATGTGGCCCTTCGCGATACTACCTCAAAAGAAGTGCTGGTCGACGGCCACAACGTCCTGCCGGACGTGAAGGAAGTGCTCGACCGTATGGCTGCCTTCTCCGATGGCATCCGTTCGGGCGCGATCACGGGTGCGACAGGCAAGAAGATCACCGACATCGTCAATATCGGTATCGGCGGTTCCGATCTTGGTCCTGTTATGGCGACGATTGCGCTTTCACCTTACCATGATGGCCCACGCGCGCATTATGTGTCGAACATTGATGGCGCACACATTGCCGATACGCTCAACGTGCTTGATCCGGCAAAGACGCTCATCATTGTAGCGTCGAAGACCTTCACCACCATCGAGACCATGACCAACGCGCAGACGGCGCGCAAATGGATTGCCGATGCGCTGGGCGAAGATGCGGTTGGCGCACATTTTGCTGCCGTTTCAACGGCTCTCGACAAGGTTGCAGCATTCGGCATTGGCGAAGAACGCGTCTTTGGTTTCTGGGATTGGGTCGGGGGTCGCTATTCGGTCTGGTCGGCGATTGGCTTGCCAGTGATGATCGCTATCGGTGCAGATAATTTCCGCAAATTCCTTGCGGGTGCGCATTCGATGGACGTGCACTTCCGTGATGCGCCGCTGGAAAAGAACCTGCCAATCTGGCTCGGCCTGATCGGCTATTGGCACCGTGCAATCTGCGATTATTCGAGCCGTGCGGTCATTCCTTATGATCAGCGTCTGGCGCGTGTTCCGGCCTATCTCCAGCAGCTTGATATGGAATCGAACGGCAAGAGCGTGACGGTGGATGGCAAGCCTGTGTCCGGTCAAACCGGTCCGGTTGTCTGGGGCGAACCGGGCACCAATGGCCAGCACGCTTTCTTCCAGCTTTTGCATCAGGGCACGGATACCATTCCGCTCGAATTCATCGTCGCGGCGAAGGGCCATGAAAAGCACCTCGATCATCAGCATGAAATGCTGCTCGCCAACTGCCTCGCGCAGTCGGAAGCGCTGATGAAAGGGCGCACGCTCGAAGAAGCCCGCGCGCAGTTGAAGGCCAAAAACCTGCCCGACGCAGAAGTTGAGCGCATTGCGCCGCATCGCGTGTTCTCGGGCAACCGCCCATCGCTGACACTGGTTCACGACAAGCTCGACCCATTTGCCTTTGGTCGCCTGATCGCTCTTTACGAACATCGCGTGTTCGTTGAAGCGCAGATTTTCGGCATCAATGCGTTTGATCAGTGGGGCGTGGAGCTTGGCAAGGAACTCGCAACCGAGCTTCTGCCGGTTGTTTCGGGTGCAGAATCTGCTGAAGGCAAAGATGCTTCGACAGTCGGTCTCGTTGCGCATTTGCATGCACGCCGCAAAGCCTGA
- a CDS encoding carbon monoxide dehydrogenase subunit G, whose translation MDLVGEERISAPRQAVWDALNDIETLKSCIPGCEDLERISDTEIRAALKVSLGVIKVRFHGMLELSNMNPPASYTISGRGEGSIAGFAHGDTDVTLTEDGQDTILSYVIRGDAGGKIAQLGSKLLGSVARKIADRFFANIGAAAAQKAADNAAAKTA comes from the coding sequence ATGGACCTCGTCGGAGAAGAGAGAATCAGCGCACCCCGACAGGCCGTCTGGGATGCCTTGAATGACATTGAGACGCTGAAAAGCTGCATTCCTGGCTGCGAAGATTTGGAACGAATCTCAGACACGGAAATCCGTGCAGCACTCAAAGTCAGCCTCGGCGTGATCAAGGTCCGTTTCCACGGGATGCTTGAGCTCTCCAATATGAACCCGCCCGCGTCTTATACGATTTCCGGACGTGGCGAAGGCTCGATTGCCGGCTTTGCGCATGGTGATACGGATGTGACACTGACGGAAGATGGTCAAGACACGATCCTGAGCTACGTGATCCGTGGCGATGCCGGTGGAAAAATCGCCCAGCTTGGATCGAAACTGCTTGGTTCGGTCGCACGCAAGATCGCGGATCGCTTCTTTGCCAATATCGGTGCTGCAGCGGCGCAAAAAGCGGCGGATAATGCCGCTGCAAAAACGGCATAA
- a CDS encoding efflux RND transporter periplasmic adaptor subunit has protein sequence MTMTSSIRIFAASAAFFILTGQSALAQAPGGGTPPPPPVTVTEIKAENVEVPYEYAARVSAFRDVQVRARVGGILLHRNFVEGTEVKAGDLLFEIDPAPYEAEVARAQAQVAQAEATYQQSIRDAERAEQLVQQKVQSTAVRDTALATRDLNKAAVAAAKAQLRTAELNLSYTKVTAPISGITSLEQVSEGSLIGTDASSSLLTSITQINPVYVNFSFTDSEAAEIRKLREARGATGQDADRLRIKILFGDGQAYDKEGIIDFTSSSLDTETGTLGARAVVDNPDQRLIPGQFVRAAILGVTIDNAILVPKAALMQSPQGQFVYVVNKDNVAEVRPIKIARELTDDWLVSEGLQPGDRIITEGVIKAAPGKTVQPVEPKAATEAGAEAGKEQAADKQ, from the coding sequence ATGACCATGACCAGTTCCATTCGGATTTTTGCGGCGAGTGCCGCATTTTTCATTCTTACCGGGCAATCTGCCCTTGCGCAGGCTCCCGGAGGGGGTACGCCGCCGCCGCCACCAGTGACGGTCACTGAGATTAAAGCTGAGAATGTGGAAGTGCCGTATGAATATGCAGCGCGTGTCAGCGCCTTCCGCGATGTTCAGGTGCGCGCGCGTGTTGGCGGCATTCTTCTGCACCGTAATTTCGTAGAAGGCACGGAAGTCAAAGCTGGCGATTTGCTGTTCGAGATTGATCCCGCACCTTATGAAGCCGAAGTTGCTCGCGCCCAGGCGCAGGTTGCGCAGGCTGAAGCCACTTACCAGCAATCGATCCGCGATGCGGAACGCGCTGAACAGCTTGTGCAGCAGAAGGTGCAGAGCACAGCCGTCCGCGACACGGCTTTGGCGACACGTGATTTGAACAAGGCGGCGGTTGCAGCTGCCAAAGCACAATTGCGCACGGCAGAACTCAATCTGAGCTATACCAAAGTAACGGCGCCGATCAGCGGCATCACCAGCCTCGAGCAGGTTTCCGAAGGCAGCCTTATCGGCACCGATGCTTCATCGAGCTTGCTGACATCGATCACCCAGATCAATCCGGTTTACGTGAATTTTTCCTTCACCGACTCCGAAGCTGCGGAAATCCGCAAGCTGCGGGAAGCGCGTGGTGCCACCGGACAGGATGCTGATCGTTTGCGGATCAAGATCCTGTTCGGCGATGGTCAGGCCTATGACAAGGAAGGCATTATCGACTTCACGTCTTCTTCGCTCGACACTGAAACCGGAACGCTGGGCGCGCGTGCGGTTGTTGACAACCCGGATCAGCGGCTGATCCCGGGCCAGTTCGTCCGCGCAGCCATTCTGGGTGTTACGATTGACAATGCAATTCTGGTTCCGAAAGCAGCTCTGATGCAGAGCCCGCAGGGCCAGTTCGTTTATGTGGTCAACAAGGACAATGTTGCGGAAGTGCGTCCGATCAAGATCGCACGTGAACTCACGGATGACTGGCTGGTTAGCGAGGGCTTGCAGCCCGGCGACCGCATCATCACCGAAGGTGTGATCAAGGCGGCTCCGGGCAAGACAGTTCAGCCCGTTGAGCCGAAGGCTGCAACCGAAGCGGGCGCAGAAGCTGGTAAAGAACAGGCGGCAGACAAGCAATGA
- a CDS encoding HAD family hydrolase, with translation MSALPAPEKLKAIRAILFDKDGTLIDFDRTWFAVSWNLAQRTANGDEHYARSLLDAGGYDWQEKRFRANSVIAAGTVEDIVQLWHPDIDEAGFKAKIAEFDSYTVAEGARSAVAIEGLRETLETLRAMGFILGIATNDSEAGAHATAKALGIDHFFDVVIGYDTAARPKPFADPLLYFAKKVGLEPAAIAMVGDNLHDLETAQAAKAGLGIGVLSGNSPREALEPHADVVLNSVADLPALFR, from the coding sequence ATGAGCGCATTGCCTGCTCCCGAGAAACTAAAAGCGATCCGAGCCATCCTGTTCGACAAGGATGGCACTTTGATTGATTTCGACCGCACATGGTTTGCCGTGTCGTGGAACCTTGCACAGCGGACTGCCAACGGCGATGAGCATTATGCACGTTCGCTTCTTGATGCGGGCGGGTATGACTGGCAAGAGAAGCGGTTTCGCGCCAATTCGGTGATCGCCGCCGGAACGGTTGAAGACATCGTACAGCTTTGGCACCCGGATATTGATGAGGCGGGCTTCAAAGCCAAAATAGCCGAATTTGATAGCTATACGGTTGCCGAAGGCGCCCGTTCCGCCGTGGCAATTGAAGGCTTGCGGGAAACTCTGGAAACCCTGCGTGCAATGGGTTTTATCCTAGGTATTGCCACCAATGATTCCGAAGCTGGCGCGCATGCGACCGCCAAGGCATTGGGCATCGATCATTTTTTCGATGTGGTAATCGGCTATGACACAGCGGCACGCCCGAAGCCTTTTGCGGATCCATTGCTTTATTTTGCGAAAAAAGTCGGCCTCGAACCGGCGGCAATTGCCATGGTTGGTGATAATCTGCACGATCTTGAAACAGCACAGGCTGCAAAAGCCGGTCTTGGCATTGGTGTTCTGTCCGGCAACAGCCCCCGCGAGGCGCTGGAACCACACGCCGATGTGGTGCTGAATTCCGTCGCAGACCTGCCAGCCTTGTTCCGATAA
- a CDS encoding NAD(P)-dependent oxidoreductase, giving the protein MRSMRSAENSPIDAIDNPGHANGPDIHGSRLQKADYAHVFDDLHPPLNKHEALVESDRCYYCYDAPCMNACPTSIDIPRFIRQINTGNAIGAAKTILSENILGGMCARVCPTETLCEEVCVRETSEGKPVKIGELQRYATDVLMETGNHPFKRAADTGKHIAIVGAGPAGLSAAHRLAMHGHQVTIFEARPKGGGLNEYGIAAYKTVNNFAQRELEFVLKIGAIHIEYNQTLGQDITIEALKAGFDAVFLGMGMPGVNDLGLVGEDAPNVIDAVDYIANLRQAKDLSLLPVGRNVVVIGGGMTAVDVAIQTKKLGAENVTIVYRRGQENMNASAYEQELAQIHGVVIRHWLQPHALERSEDGTVNAVVFEYTNADSGKLSGTGEYLILEADQVFKAIGQKFEPEPIAGAGIGLSKGRISVDDERRTSVEGIWAGGDCVAGGQDLTVASVEDGKVAAESIHATLTKRPEAIEGFADAVLSGGALHAPTPTTYRDRSVPLGQEQG; this is encoded by the coding sequence ATGCGATCTATGAGATCAGCAGAGAATTCGCCTATTGATGCAATTGATAATCCGGGACACGCGAACGGGCCTGATATCCATGGCTCGCGGCTTCAGAAGGCCGACTATGCGCATGTTTTCGATGATCTGCATCCGCCGCTGAACAAGCATGAAGCCCTCGTTGAATCTGACCGCTGCTATTACTGCTATGATGCGCCTTGCATGAATGCATGCCCGACCAGCATCGATATTCCGCGTTTCATTCGCCAGATTAACACTGGTAATGCCATCGGTGCCGCCAAGACCATTCTTTCAGAAAACATTCTGGGTGGCATGTGCGCCCGCGTCTGCCCGACCGAAACGCTCTGCGAAGAAGTGTGTGTTCGCGAAACTTCTGAGGGTAAGCCTGTCAAAATCGGTGAATTGCAGCGTTATGCCACCGATGTTCTGATGGAAACCGGAAATCATCCCTTCAAGCGCGCAGCCGATACCGGCAAGCACATTGCCATTGTGGGTGCAGGTCCAGCAGGTCTTTCTGCAGCGCATCGCCTTGCGATGCATGGGCATCAGGTGACGATTTTTGAAGCGCGGCCCAAGGGCGGCGGACTCAATGAATATGGTATTGCCGCCTATAAGACGGTCAATAATTTCGCCCAGCGCGAACTGGAATTCGTGCTGAAAATCGGCGCAATCCATATCGAATATAACCAGACACTCGGTCAGGACATCACGATTGAAGCGCTGAAAGCAGGTTTTGATGCGGTGTTCCTCGGCATGGGCATGCCGGGCGTCAATGATCTGGGACTTGTTGGCGAAGACGCTCCCAATGTGATTGATGCGGTGGATTACATCGCCAATCTGCGTCAGGCAAAAGACTTATCGCTCCTGCCCGTTGGCCGCAATGTGGTGGTGATCGGCGGCGGCATGACCGCCGTGGACGTTGCTATCCAGACCAAGAAGCTTGGCGCTGAAAACGTGACCATCGTTTATCGTCGCGGTCAAGAAAACATGAATGCCAGCGCCTATGAGCAGGAACTGGCGCAAATCCATGGCGTGGTGATCCGCCACTGGTTGCAGCCACACGCACTTGAACGGAGCGAGGACGGCACGGTCAATGCGGTTGTATTTGAATATACCAATGCCGATAGCGGCAAGCTTTCCGGCACTGGCGAATATCTCATTCTCGAAGCCGATCAGGTCTTCAAGGCTATCGGCCAAAAGTTTGAACCGGAACCGATTGCCGGGGCTGGCATCGGACTTTCCAAAGGACGCATCAGCGTCGATGACGAGCGTCGCACATCCGTTGAGGGCATTTGGGCGGGGGGCGACTGCGTTGCAGGTGGTCAGGATCTGACTGTTGCATCGGTGGAGGACGGCAAGGTTGCCGCCGAATCCATCCATGCGACGCTGACAAAACGTCCCGAAGCCATTGAAGGCTTTGCCGATGCGGTACTGTCGGGCGGTGCGCTGCATGCGCCAACCCCCACGACTTACCGTGACCGCAG
- a CDS encoding succinylglutamate desuccinylase/aspartoacylase family protein, translating into MKTEIIKFAGDVPGNAIELRVLRFAGKDSDAPTAYLQSSLHGGELPGQAALHFLVPMLKKASEEGRILGNITVTPQANPIGSNQWQAHQHLGRFEFFSAVNFNRAFPLLPDFDTSELPGPDAPVALAQRLKATLLKMALANDIVLDLHCDDESENYVYIAKEFVDDMKDLAVALGSTAILAWDTTADAAFEEACAHPVLQLPADKRNMKRRAVTTVEFRGLSDVYADMGRGDAEGLYKFLVHRGVIRDDSVKLDLDYKGLITPLENVEMLRAPEGGMVLYHVAPGDVVEAGAKLVTVVTRPGEPEGDITLTAPQAGRILTRRTLRYVRRGDDLLKLLGAKPSAVKKRSGALEA; encoded by the coding sequence ATGAAGACCGAGATTATCAAGTTTGCCGGTGATGTACCGGGTAACGCCATTGAACTGCGTGTGCTGCGCTTTGCAGGCAAAGACAGCGATGCGCCGACGGCCTATCTGCAATCGTCACTGCATGGCGGTGAGCTGCCGGGACAAGCTGCGTTGCATTTTCTCGTTCCGATGCTGAAAAAAGCATCCGAAGAAGGTCGCATTCTTGGCAATATTACCGTGACCCCACAGGCTAATCCGATTGGCTCGAACCAGTGGCAGGCGCATCAGCATCTTGGTCGTTTTGAGTTCTTCTCGGCGGTCAATTTCAATCGCGCTTTCCCGCTTCTGCCGGATTTCGATACGTCTGAACTGCCCGGCCCGGATGCACCTGTTGCGCTTGCACAGCGTCTCAAGGCCACGCTTTTGAAGATGGCTCTCGCCAATGACATTGTGCTTGATCTTCACTGCGATGATGAGAGCGAAAACTACGTCTATATCGCCAAGGAATTTGTGGACGACATGAAGGACCTGGCCGTGGCGCTTGGCTCGACCGCGATCCTCGCCTGGGATACGACAGCGGACGCCGCTTTCGAGGAAGCCTGCGCGCATCCGGTTCTGCAATTGCCTGCTGACAAGCGCAATATGAAGCGCCGCGCCGTGACAACAGTTGAATTCCGGGGGTTGAGCGATGTCTATGCCGATATGGGCAGAGGGGATGCCGAAGGTCTTTATAAGTTCCTCGTTCATCGCGGCGTCATCCGCGATGACAGTGTGAAGCTTGATCTCGATTATAAGGGCCTCATCACGCCACTCGAAAATGTGGAAATGCTGCGCGCTCCCGAAGGTGGTATGGTGCTTTATCATGTCGCTCCCGGCGATGTGGTGGAAGCGGGCGCAAAGCTTGTGACCGTCGTGACGCGTCCGGGTGAGCCGGAAGGCGACATCACACTGACCGCACCACAGGCAGGCCGTATTCTCACCCGCCGCACATTGCGCTATGTCCGTCGTGGTGATGATCTGCTGAAACTGCTTGGCGCCAAGCCATCGGCAGTCAAAAAGCGTTCCGGCGCGTTAGAAGCATGA
- a CDS encoding long-chain fatty acid--CoA ligase, which yields MAKKATEAQPASSKACQTTPALDKVWLKSYPKSVPYDIDLSKTTSIGDMISNACRQFADKPAFTCMGKDLSYKDLDENSRALAAWLQSRGLVKGDRVAIMMPNILQYPVAIAAILRAGFVVVNVNPLYTPRELQHQLNDSGAQALIVLENFASTVQKSLASIHVPNIIVASMGDMHGLKGHIINLVVRKVKKLVPEWTIPGHVRFKDALAQGRGKSFNPVPVDSSDLAFLQYTGGTTGVSKGAMLSHRNILANVEQMQLWMDVAFQNKGKPKELNFVCALPLYHIFALTVNAMIGLKLGARNILIPNPRDIPAFTKELQKYPFHIFPGLNTLFNALMNNEDFKALNFKPLVLTLGGGMAVQRPIAERWQEMTGCHITEGYGLSETSPVASANPLDATEFSGTIGLPMPSTEFTIRDDDGKDLPLGEVGEICVRGPQVMMGYWNRPDETERAIMTDGFFRTGDMGFMDENGFTKIVDRKKDMILVSGFNVYPNEIEEVAAEHPGIVESAAVGVPNEHSGEVVKLYVVRRDPNLTEEDVKSFCAQRLTNYKRPREVEFRDALPKTNVGKILRRELRN from the coding sequence ATGGCAAAAAAAGCAACCGAAGCACAACCCGCGTCAAGCAAGGCATGCCAAACAACGCCTGCGCTAGACAAGGTCTGGCTGAAATCTTATCCGAAAAGCGTTCCATACGACATCGATCTGAGTAAAACGACTTCTATTGGCGACATGATTTCCAATGCGTGCCGCCAGTTTGCCGACAAACCGGCTTTCACCTGTATGGGCAAAGATCTTTCTTACAAAGACCTTGATGAGAACTCGCGCGCACTCGCTGCATGGCTGCAATCACGCGGACTGGTCAAAGGTGATCGCGTTGCAATTATGATGCCGAACATTCTGCAATATCCGGTGGCAATTGCCGCAATTCTGCGTGCAGGCTTCGTGGTTGTGAATGTTAACCCGCTCTACACACCGCGCGAGTTGCAGCACCAATTGAATGATTCAGGCGCGCAGGCGCTCATCGTGCTCGAAAACTTTGCCTCGACTGTGCAGAAGTCTCTCGCCTCCATTCATGTCCCGAACATCATTGTCGCCTCAATGGGCGACATGCATGGTTTGAAAGGCCACATCATCAATCTTGTGGTGCGCAAGGTGAAGAAGCTGGTACCGGAATGGACTATTCCCGGTCATGTGCGCTTTAAAGATGCGCTGGCGCAAGGTCGTGGAAAATCATTCAATCCTGTGCCAGTTGACAGTTCAGATCTCGCTTTTCTGCAATATACCGGCGGCACGACAGGCGTCTCCAAAGGGGCCATGTTGAGCCACAGGAATATTCTGGCCAATGTCGAGCAAATGCAGCTCTGGATGGATGTCGCCTTCCAGAACAAAGGCAAACCGAAGGAACTCAACTTCGTCTGCGCCCTGCCGCTGTATCATATCTTCGCGCTTACCGTGAATGCGATGATCGGCCTGAAACTAGGCGCTCGCAATATTCTTATCCCGAACCCGCGCGACATTCCGGCCTTTACAAAAGAGCTGCAGAAATATCCATTCCACATTTTCCCGGGCCTCAACACGCTGTTCAACGCCCTCATGAACAACGAAGATTTCAAGGCACTGAACTTCAAGCCACTGGTGCTGACGCTTGGCGGGGGCATGGCCGTGCAGCGACCGATCGCGGAACGCTGGCAGGAAATGACGGGTTGCCACATCACCGAAGGCTATGGTCTCTCTGAAACATCGCCTGTTGCCTCTGCCAATCCTCTCGATGCGACCGAGTTCAGCGGCACAATCGGGCTCCCCATGCCCTCAACGGAATTTACCATCCGTGATGATGACGGCAAGGATCTGCCGTTGGGTGAAGTTGGTGAAATCTGCGTGCGCGGCCCGCAGGTGATGATGGGCTATTGGAATCGTCCTGACGAAACCGAACGCGCGATCATGACCGACGGTTTCTTCCGCACCGGCGATATGGGCTTCATGGATGAAAACGGCTTCACCAAGATTGTCGACCGGAAAAAGGATATGATCCTTGTTTCTGGCTTCAACGTCTACCCGAATGAAATTGAGGAAGTGGCTGCAGAGCATCCGGGCATTGTGGAATCGGCAGCGGTCGGGGTTCCCAATGAACATTCCGGCGAAGTGGTGAAGCTCTATGTCGTGCGCCGTGATCCGAACCTCACGGAAGAGGACGTCAAGTCTTTCTGTGCGCAGCGTCTCACCAACTACAAGCGCCCGCGTGAAGTGGAATTCCGCGATGCCTTGCCGAAGACCAATGTCGGCAAGATTTTGCGCCGCGAGTTGCGGAACTAA
- a CDS encoding TetR family transcriptional regulator, whose protein sequence is MRRTKAEAAETRDAILAAAEQVFLNHGLTQSTLMQIACQAGVTRGAIYFHFQDKLDIFQAILNRTCFPHEEIMRHAAECDHPNPLYVLEQSIITALEHFITNERQQNVFTIIHQRCEYVGEIAPVVDHLREARGNVLSLFSGLLDVAERRDELSKEWTAVSAAQILLAVLGGLLNEWLRSERDFDLVGDGGKAIKTLIQSMRRASDI, encoded by the coding sequence ATGCGAAGGACGAAGGCTGAGGCCGCAGAAACGCGCGATGCTATTTTAGCTGCTGCTGAACAGGTATTTCTTAATCACGGACTGACTCAATCAACTCTGATGCAAATCGCATGCCAGGCAGGCGTTACCCGTGGTGCAATCTATTTCCATTTTCAAGATAAACTTGACATATTTCAAGCAATTCTGAACCGCACATGCTTCCCGCATGAAGAAATTATGCGCCATGCTGCGGAGTGTGACCACCCTAACCCGCTTTATGTTCTTGAGCAATCAATCATAACTGCGCTGGAGCATTTTATAACCAATGAGCGGCAGCAGAATGTTTTTACAATTATTCATCAGCGCTGCGAATATGTTGGTGAAATAGCACCCGTTGTCGATCATCTTCGCGAAGCACGCGGCAATGTGTTGTCACTTTTTTCCGGTCTTCTTGACGTTGCTGAACGTCGCGACGAACTTTCCAAAGAATGGACAGCTGTTTCGGCTGCGCAAATTTTGCTTGCAGTTCTGGGCGGCTTGCTGAACGAATGGCTTCGCAGCGAGCGGGATTTTGACCTTGTCGGAGACGGCGGAAAAGCGATCAAAACGCTCATTCAGTCTATGCGCCGGGCTTCTGACATCTGA
- a CDS encoding DMT family transporter, producing MKPRDTATYVFLAIAWGLSFLVVLRVVEAFGWVGAVAFRSFIAAGTLFAIAKLSGRKLDFHAGWKPFAIVGATTVAGQLIGLSYGTPLIGTAMAAICVASIPLFSMVISQLWGLERITSRGLIGLLLGVTGIVLLVGFPAVAVTPEFIMGCIAVMFSCFSAAFGSNYASRRLSTTGSWETTIGAFVFGGILTLPLIFAIPVPTTPGLVDVVYLLVSACVMSALTYVLYFRLVGNVGPTKAISVEFAVTVIAVLVGAVFLKEQLSIIQFVGASVIIAGCALVLSSRPSLPKEAEAFPGAETDETSDSTIIKSETI from the coding sequence ATGAAACCCAGAGACACAGCGACCTATGTTTTCCTAGCCATTGCATGGGGACTATCGTTCCTCGTGGTGCTGCGCGTGGTCGAAGCCTTTGGCTGGGTTGGTGCGGTTGCATTCCGCTCCTTCATTGCCGCAGGAACTCTTTTTGCGATTGCAAAACTATCCGGGCGCAAGCTTGATTTTCACGCGGGCTGGAAGCCATTTGCGATCGTGGGGGCGACAACCGTGGCAGGCCAGTTGATCGGCCTTTCCTACGGCACACCGCTGATTGGCACGGCGATGGCTGCGATCTGCGTTGCATCGATTCCGCTTTTCTCGATGGTTATCAGCCAGCTATGGGGCCTTGAACGCATCACCTCTCGCGGCTTGATCGGCCTGTTGCTCGGTGTCACCGGCATCGTGCTGCTGGTTGGCTTCCCAGCCGTGGCCGTAACGCCTGAATTTATCATGGGCTGTATTGCCGTGATGTTTTCATGCTTTTCGGCAGCCTTCGGCAGCAATTATGCAAGCCGCCGTCTGTCCACAACCGGCTCGTGGGAAACCACAATCGGCGCATTCGTCTTTGGCGGCATTCTGACGCTGCCACTGATTTTCGCCATTCCGGTACCGACAACACCGGGACTGGTTGATGTTGTCTATCTACTTGTTTCGGCCTGCGTTATGAGCGCCCTCACCTATGTGCTTTATTTCAGACTGGTCGGAAATGTCGGACCAACAAAAGCCATTAGCGTCGAATTTGCAGTGACCGTGATTGCGGTTCTGGTCGGTGCGGTTTTCTTGAAAGAGCAGCTCTCCATCATCCAGTTTGTCGGAGCGTCCGTCATCATTGCTGGCTGTGCGCTGGTGCTCAGCTCACGCCCATCGCTGCCAAAAGAAGCGGAAGCTTTCCCGGGCGCCGAGACAGACGAAACCTCTGACAGCACTATTATCAAGTCAGAGACCATCTGA